One segment of Podarcis muralis chromosome 17, rPodMur119.hap1.1, whole genome shotgun sequence DNA contains the following:
- the LOC144326009 gene encoding uncharacterized protein LOC144326009, producing the protein MLLLLSLLLLPPPLLLPFLLILLLLLLHDGCVFLHLSSHPPQMLKVRSQPLALGSSFT; encoded by the coding sequence ATGCTGTTGCTACtgtcattgctgctgctgccgccgccgctgctactGCCGTTCTTACTGATTCTCCTTTTGCTCCTGCTGCATGACGGCTGTGTTTTCCTCCATCTAAGCAGCCACCCGCCTCAGATGCTCAAGGTGAGAAGCCAGCCTCTTGCTCTGGGCTCTTCGTTCACTTAA